One Sciurus carolinensis chromosome 10, mSciCar1.2, whole genome shotgun sequence genomic window carries:
- the LOC124994858 gene encoding uncharacterized protein LOC124994858 codes for MGPRSWSRRVYISARVTSGEERTALTRLGSRGGQGGGPAPEEARPGRVCVGGRLRPAPGLGGELGAGPGRLRPPGAAGGLDSSFLPRRALSPPRTFLASAAGWHDRLYSAVLLFSLSTPAPCCQLPLFPGGREARLCAESVLNKTKTGSVTRTSSDRLRGPSRAELALGDRAPERRGGARGVGEALRGSGRAGPAALCAGQPAPLAPLGRFYSVGKGQKMFHNTRSAPDCSFWCSSGARVPGCLCRRQVPRE; via the coding sequence ATGGGCCCGCGCAGCTGGTCGCGCCGTGTTTACATCTCGGCGCGAGTCACCTCTGGCGAGGAGCGGACTGCACTGACCCGCCTCGGCTCCCGGGGAGGCCAGGGCGGGGGTCCGGCTCCGGAGGAAGCGCGTCCTGGGAGGGTCTGTGTCGGCGGGAGGCTGCGGCCGGCGCCGGGGCTGGGCGGCGAGCTCGGGGCGGGACCTGGGAGGCTCCGGCCGCCCGGGGCGGCGGGAGGGCTGGACAGCAGTTTCCTTCCCCGTCGGGCCTTATCGCCGCCGCGTACCTTCCTTGCCTCCGCCGCCGGCTGGCACGACAGGTTGTACTCGGCCGTTCTTTTATTCTCGCTCTCCACGCCGGCCCCCTGCTGCCAGCTCCCCCTATTCCCGGGGGGTAGGGAGGCTCGGCTCTGCGCGGAATctgttttaaacaaaacaaaaacgggCTCAGTGACACGCACGTCCAGTGACCGCCTTCGGGGTCCTTCGCGGGCGGAGCTGGCCCTCGGGGACCGCGCTCCGGAACGTCGTGGGGGCGCGCGAGGGGTCGGCGAGGCTCTGCGCGGCTCCGGACGCGCTGGCCCCGCCGCGCTGTGCGCCGGGCAGCCGGCCCCCCTCGCCCCACTCGGGCGTTTTTATTCCGTCGGTAAAGGACAGAAAATGTTCCATAACACCAGGAGTGCTCCAGATTGCAGTTTCTGGTGTTCTTCGGGTGCCCGCGTCCCGGGCTGCCTTTGTAGGAGACAGGTCCCCCGAGAATAG